A portion of the Poecile atricapillus isolate bPoeAtr1 chromosome 7, bPoeAtr1.hap1, whole genome shotgun sequence genome contains these proteins:
- the ARTN gene encoding artemin, which translates to MRGSGGPGDGPRRGHASMDQRQEPPERKPAGSATHLQPKEGTLWGFFAILSLLAGLATGTLRTPHCNETLDAAPTPRGMATASLSVEDGVEAPLAAAWSQLYGDNATTGSPGTTELAEDLLLRAERSPPGTSKAKKGARKPSRGTRGRNCHIRNLMVKVRDLGLGFNSDEIVLFKYCSGSCHRARSNYDLTLGSLLRQQLITPGPQERVLSHPCCRPTRYEAVSFMDVENTWQTVEKLSAAECSCIG; encoded by the exons AtgcggggcagcggcggcccGGGGGATGGTCCCCGCCGCGGGCACG CTAGCATGGACCAGCGACAGGAGCCACCAGAGCGAAAGCCTGCAGGATCTGCCACACACCTGCAGCCCAAG gaggggacactgtgggggTTCTTTGCCATCCTGTcactgctggctgggctggccACAGGCACCCTGCGAACACCACACTGCAACGAGACGCTGGACGCAGCCCCCACACCACGGGGCATGGCCACTGCCAGCCTGTCTGTGGAGGATGGTGTGGAGGCACCACTTGCCGCTGCCTGGAGCCAGCTGTACG GGGACAACGCGACAACAGGTAGCCCAGGCACCACAGAGCTGGCGGAGGACCTGCTGCTGCGTGCTGAGCGCTCACCGCCAGGCACCAGCAAAGCCAAAAAGGGGGCGCGGAAACCCTCACGGGGCACCCGTGGGCGCAACTGCCACATCCGCAACCTGATGGTGAAGGTGCGTGACCTGGGCCTGGGCTTCAACTCGGATGAGATTGTGCTCTTCAAGTACTGCAGCGGGTCCTGCCACCGGGCACGCAGCAACTATGACCTGACGCTGGGCAGCCTGCTGCGGCAGCAGCTCATCACCCCGGGGCCACAGGAGCGGGTCCTCAGCCACCCCTGCTGCCGACCCACCCGCTATGAGGCTGTCTCCTTCATGGATGTGGAGAACACATGGCAGACAGTGGAGAAGCTCTCAGCAGCTGAGTGCAGCTGTATTGGCTGA